The nucleotide sequence CAACATTGCCCGTGGTGGGTACTTACTCCATGAATGTTCAAATGCGGATAAAACGTTGAAGCAATCGATACAGCACCTGGTGCAACAGATTCGCACGCCGGCAAGTACTGATCAGGTGTTACTGGAACAGTTGCGGTCAAACGACCCTGCAGCCTTTCAGGAACTGGTGCACCGTTACAGCAGGTTAGTGTGGGCGGTTTGTCGTAGTCAATTGGCGTGCGAAGCGGATGCGGAAGATGCTTACCAGTCTGCCTTTCTGGTGCTCTACCAGCGACATACATCAATCCGAAAACCCGAACAGATTGGATCCTGGTTGTATCAGGTTGCTTTTCGAATCTGTGTCAAAGTTCGCCGTGCCCAACAGCGACGCCAGCGATATGAAATTGGTGCCGCGCGTGCCGAGGGGAGTGAGGTTGTAGTTGCCACCCAACTGTGGGATGAAACCCTGCAGCAGGTCTACGAAATCGTTGCTGGCTTGCCGGAAACCTACCGCACTGCGTTTGTGCTGTGCTGTCTGGAAGGGAAAGGTTTAACAGAAACGGCTGAACAGCTTGGCTGGAAACTGGGCACACTTTCTGGTCGTTTAAGCCGGGCAAAAGCAAAAGTGATCAAGGAATTGCAGTCCAAAGGACTGTGCATGCCAGTGCTGGCAACAATCGGTCTGGCGACACCTGCCGCAGCTTTACCCGCACGCACAGCAGAGATGCTTATCAACAGGATGAACATTCCAGCAAATATTTCACAATTCGCCCAGGGAGCATTGACGATGTATTCAACAGGGAAAATGGTGGTGGCGTTCATCATCGCCACCACTCTGGTTCTGACGGTAGGCAATCGCTGGCTGACGCAATCTGCCGCACAACAACCCACGGTGCAGACACCTTCACCCACCCAGAAGCCAAAAAATTCCGATAGCCCAACTTCAAATGAGGACAAACTGAAAAATGTTGAAGAAACGTTGTTGCAACTGTTTCAATTGCGTTTCAACGAAATAGAAGCCGAATTAAAAGAGCTGACCCAGCAACAGCAACTTGGATTAATATCTGAAATAGAATTACGCAATGTACATGAACGATTACTTACTGCAGTAACTGAACTATACGCGGATAATCTGGCAAAGCAAAAGCCGTACTTTGAGGCTTATCTTGAACTCGCCAATAAAATCCAGAATAAAGTTCAAAAGCAATTCAACGCCGGTCTTGTTAACAGCGTTGAGCTTCATCGCGCCAAAGCAATGAATTACGATGCCCAGATAAAATTGTTGATGTTGACAGCACGTATGAATGCAACAAAGCCCAAGTCAAAGTAAAAAACTGGCGATGGGAAACAAGTTTCCTCACTCAGATTCTATTTGGCTAAACTCTTTAGATAAAGAACAATTTTATTTTAAATTTGGTTTTTCGACTGTGACCTATTTTGAGAAAAACTTCCAAAAATGTGGCATAAATACTTGCACTTGCTGTAAAGATTCTGTTAAAGTGCCATTATCGTTATGTGGGACGATTTGGTAAAACATCATCTAAATATCAATAAAATTAATATACAGTTATTATTTTATCGGTTTAGATTTAATCAGTACGTTTTAAATGTGCGAGGTATGTCTGACTACTGAATATCCACATTTCTCAAGTACAGAACGTTTTGAGAATGTTTTACCGAAGACTAATTTGCAACACAGCTACCAGGAGATTTTCTATGGACGAACTAATTGCCGAATTCGAGACGATCATCAGTTTGATGCCAACAGATCGTGAATTCACCAGCCACGAGTTTATTCTTGCACTCGCCCAGCGTAATCAGGCTGCCTACGTTGCTGGACTATCGAATTACACCGCAGGTGGGGCTCCGTTCCAGGCACTCCACGGTCAGCTCTCGCAGGCGCTTAGCGACTTCCCTACGTTGGTTAAGCATACTGGAGATGCTGCTAGCGAAGATATCTTCCGGAATCGCGGTAGATGTGCCACGTGGCGGCGGGTTTAGTAACATTTGCGCGAAACACGGACCTTAATCGTTGTTGTTTCTAGAACTCTTCACCGGATTGGTTGTCGACTTCGATGAGAATGTTACACATTAAAATCCCCAAGTTTGCCAGATGAACTCCTCTGTTTCAATAATGCACTAACTACATGAATTTCCCACAATTTTTTGCCGCAATGGTACAACATAGCCCATGGCGGGTACTAACTAGATGAGTGTTCAAATGTGGGTGAGGCGGTGAAGCAATCGATTCAGCACCTGGTGCAGCAAATTCGCACCCCGGCCAGCACCGATCAGGCGTTGCTGGAGCGGTTACGTTCAAACGACCAAGTGGCCTTTCAGGAACTGGTGCACCGTTACAGCAGGCTGGTGTGGGCGGTTTGTCGCAGTCAATTGGCGTGCGAAGCGGATGCGGAAGATGCTTACCAGTCTGCCTTTCTGGTGCTCTACCAGCGACATACATCAATCCGAAAACCCGAACAGATTGGATCCTGGTTGTATCAGGTTGCTTTTCGCATCTGTGCCAGGATTCGCCGTGCCCAAAATCGGCGTCAGCACCATGAACATGGTGCCGCACGTGCTGAAGGGAGCGAAGTTGTTGCCAACCAACTGTGGGATGAAACCTTGCAGCAGGTATATGAAATCGTTTCGGGCATGCCGGAAACCTATCGCACCGCGTTTGTTCTGTGCTGTCTGGAAGGGAAAGGCTTAACAGAAGCGGCAGAACAGCTAGGCTGGAAACTCGGCACACTTTCTGGTCGGTTAAGCCGTGCTAAAGCAAAAGTCGTCCGGGAATTGCAATCGAAAGGACTTTGCCTGCCGGTACTTGCGACGATTGGTCTGGCCACACCTGCTGCAGCACTGCCCGCACGCACAGCAGAGATGCTCATTCATCAAATGAACATTCCAGCAAATATTTCACAATTCGCCCAGGGAGCTTTCACAATGTATTCAACAGGGAAAATGGCGCTGGCATGCATCATCGCCACCACGTTGGTTCTGACGGTAGGCAATCGCTGGCTGACGCAATCTGCCGCACAACAACCCACGGTACAGGAAAAAGAAATTGTTCAGGAAAAACCATCAAAGATTTTGCCAAAAGAAGAACAAAATGATTACCCCTTTCGACTATTGGATTTCTACAAAGTGAATGGGAAAGCATTGCCAGAAGTTTTCCGGCCAAACATCGAGGCAAGTCGGTTACGCGGAGGTGAAATTTCCAAACCAGGTAGATATGAACTTCGCGAGGGTACTTTGATTGAATTAAAGTATACGCACATGATTTTTTCAAACAATGCAACTCCGTATGTAAAAGAATTGGAAGTTACAACGGAAAAAAAAGGGATTGTCATGCTGTCACCGCATGGGATACGTGCAGTTGATTATGAAAATGCAAGTCAGTTTGAGAGAGGGTTACTTGAATTAAAAAAAATTGATGCATTGCCGGCACCAAATTTGAATCCTCGCAATCAGTTCAAATACGAGAGAGAAGTACAATTCTATTTCGAAGCGACAAAAGTAGGGGAAGAGAAGGTAACGATCACCATTAATAAGCAACCGCATGAATATACGTTTGTTGTCGTCCCTGATCCACGGAAGTCTTATGTGCTGCTGAAAACCATTGATCCGAAAGATGCATCTCTATTAGAACGAATATTCCAAACGGCGTTGATACCTCATCATTTTGTGGGTGAGAAGGAGTATCAAGTCATGGTTCCCGCAGAAATGCGTGAGAAAGCGATTGAAGTTCTGAAAAAGGACACCCGTAACAGTAAGCCGAAAGATTAATTCTTACGCGTTTTCCGGGCCTCGGTTGATGTTCATGAAGAGCAGCGAAGGTTGAGTTTGCCAGCCGATAGCTCGCCAGAACTCTTCACCCGATTGATTGTCGGCTTCGATGAGAATATTGCACTTTAAGATCCCCTGGGTGGCAAGTGCCTGCAGACACCGTTCGACCAATTGGGTGCCCACACCTTTGCGACGGCGATCGGTTTTTACTGCCACGTGGTAAAGGAAACCCCGTCGCCCATCGTGGCCGGCCATCGCCACCCCAACCAGGATGCAATTTTCCAGAGCCACCTGACTGCACGTGGGGTTACGCTGTAAAAAAGTCACCAGGTTACTGTGGGAATCAACATCCCGTAAGCGAATGCCACGGCACCCTTCCCAAAGTTCCAGTGCGGCTGGAATATCCTTTTCCAGCATTTCCCGATATTCCATCAACGGTAAAGCCCTCATGAGTACCACAGAACGTACCAATTCTACCGACTTGCGCGAATCTTGAGAAAAAATCTACAATTCCGCAAATTTTTTTGCCATAACGTCGAAAGTGTAGCAAAATCGAACACTTTTTGTGGTGTATTTTGATACAGTGACCGATTCTGCAACAGCAATATCATCCGCCTGAACAACCAATTTCCATGCGGGATACTTTCATAAGTCCTTAATTTATTGATACTTGAAGAAATTCTTGATTTTATTTTCCTGCTTTGGCACAGAGATTGCAAATTGGTTCTTTTGTGCAGCATAGTGTCGTGGGGCACATCCTTTCTATCAACGGGAGAATTGGTAATGTCACATCGCAAATGGTTTCTGTCAACAGCGTTGGCAACGGTAGCAATTTTTGGTTCCTGGGCGCTGGATGCCCACGCACAGGGTAGAGGTGGTCGTGGTGGCCCAGGTGGCGGCGGAGGCGGAGGTCGCGGTGGAATGGGTGGAGGAATGATGGGAGGAGGCGGCCAGATGGGGGGTCGCGGTGGAATGATGGGCGGCGGAGGCGGCCAGATGGGTGGAGGCCGAGGTGGCATGGGAGGCGGCCAGATGGGTGGTCGCGGTGGAATGGGTGGAGGAATGATGGGAGGAGGCGGCCAGATGGGCGGAGGCCGAGGTGGTATGGGTGGTGGCAATTGCCAGGGTGGAGGCCAACAGGGCGGCATGATGGGTGGTGGTCGAGGTGGCATGGGTGGTGGTCAGATGGGGATGCAAGGCGGCATGCGTGGAATGCAGGGTGGCGGCCAGATGAATCAGATGCAAATGCAGCAAATGCAGATGCAGCAGCTTCAGGCGCAGATGCAGAACAACCAGATGATTGTGAATCAACAACGTCAGGCATTCATGGCCCGCCAACAGAATAATGTGCAGAACAATGCTGCTAACTTCCAGAATCTGATGCCCGCAGAAACCCGTGCCGCTTACAACGTGCGTCGGCTGAATCCTGGCTTCAAGCAGGGCGATCCCAGCCCATTGATGGATTGGACGACTTACAACAAGTACCGGGCCATGTTTCCCGACTGATAATGCGTTCCATCGATACCCTCACGTGGGATCATCGCTAAAATAACTTTTCAGTTGTTTTGTGTTTTGCCCAGATCGAAATCCCACGGATAACAGATTGATGACTCAACCGTCTTTTGTGCATTTACATTGCCATACTCACTACAGTCTGCTGGATGGGGCCAACCGCATTCCAGAACTGGTGGCACAAACAAAAAAGCAGGGCATGAATGCCCTTGCCATTACCGACCACGGTAACCTGTTTGGTGCTATCGAGTTTTACAACGAATGTACCAAAGGTGGGATCAAGCCGATCATTGGTTATGAAGCATATCTGGCGACGGGTCATCGCCTGGACAAAAATCTGAAACAGGGGGATGCTTCGACGCACCTGACCTTGCTGGCAAAAAATCTGCAAGGCTTTAAAAACCTGATCAAAATGGCTTCCATTGCTTACACGGAAGGTTTTTATCGTCATCCACGGATCGATCGGGAGTTGCTGGAAGCCCACTGCGAAGGACTGGTGTGTCTCAGTGGGTGTCTCGCAGGTGAATTAAACGATTTCATCCTCAAAGGCGATGTGCGGAAAGCACTGAACTCCGCACAGTGGTTTCAAAAGGTCTTTGGCGATGATTACTACATTGAGTTGCAGAACAACGGCCTGGATTTGCAGGATCAGGTAACACCCGAAGCGATTCGGATCGCCAAAAAAGCCGGGATTCCACTGGTGGCCACTGCCGATGCCCACTATCTGAGTGCGGATGATGCAGAAGCCCACGACGTGCTGTTCTGTATTAACACGGGTCGCAAGCGTAACCCAGCCAAGAAGCAGTATCCCGAAGGAAAACTGCCCAACCCATACTATGTGCGTTCGCCAGAAGATATGGCCCGGCTGTTTCCCGATCAATTGGAAGCGGTGGCGCAATCGCAGAAGATCGCCGATGGTGTTGATATTCAGATCAACTTCAAACAGCGGCATTTCCCGGTGTTTACCCCACCTTCAGGCAAAACACCCGAAGACTACCTGCGGGAACTCTGTGCGGCAGGGATGGTGGAACGCTATGGTGCCGAACCCAGCCAGGTGGCGAAAGATCGCCTGGAGCACGAATTGGGCATCATCTGCAAGATGGGCTTTGCTGGCTACTTCCTGATTGTGT is from Zavarzinella sp. and encodes:
- a CDS encoding sigma-70 family RNA polymerase sigma factor, with translation MKQSIQHLVQQIRTPASTDQVLLEQLRSNDPAAFQELVHRYSRLVWAVCRSQLACEADAEDAYQSAFLVLYQRHTSIRKPEQIGSWLYQVAFRICVKVRRAQQRRQRYEIGAARAEGSEVVVATQLWDETLQQVYEIVAGLPETYRTAFVLCCLEGKGLTETAEQLGWKLGTLSGRLSRAKAKVIKELQSKGLCMPVLATIGLATPAAALPARTAEMLINRMNIPANISQFAQGALTMYSTGKMVVAFIIATTLVLTVGNRWLTQSAAQQPTVQTPSPTQKPKNSDSPTSNEDKLKNVEETLLQLFQLRFNEIEAELKELTQQQQLGLISEIELRNVHERLLTAVTELYADNLAKQKPYFEAYLELANKIQNKVQKQFNAGLVNSVELHRAKAMNYDAQIKLLMLTARMNATKPKSK
- a CDS encoding sigma-70 family RNA polymerase sigma factor, giving the protein MKQSIQHLVQQIRTPASTDQALLERLRSNDQVAFQELVHRYSRLVWAVCRSQLACEADAEDAYQSAFLVLYQRHTSIRKPEQIGSWLYQVAFRICARIRRAQNRRQHHEHGAARAEGSEVVANQLWDETLQQVYEIVSGMPETYRTAFVLCCLEGKGLTEAAEQLGWKLGTLSGRLSRAKAKVVRELQSKGLCLPVLATIGLATPAAALPARTAEMLIHQMNIPANISQFAQGAFTMYSTGKMALACIIATTLVLTVGNRWLTQSAAQQPTVQEKEIVQEKPSKILPKEEQNDYPFRLLDFYKVNGKALPEVFRPNIEASRLRGGEISKPGRYELREGTLIELKYTHMIFSNNATPYVKELEVTTEKKGIVMLSPHGIRAVDYENASQFERGLLELKKIDALPAPNLNPRNQFKYEREVQFYFEATKVGEEKVTITINKQPHEYTFVVVPDPRKSYVLLKTIDPKDASLLERIFQTALIPHHFVGEKEYQVMVPAEMREKAIEVLKKDTRNSKPKD
- a CDS encoding GNAT family N-acetyltransferase gives rise to the protein MRALPLMEYREMLEKDIPAALELWEGCRGIRLRDVDSHSNLVTFLQRNPTCSQVALENCILVGVAMAGHDGRRGFLYHVAVKTDRRRKGVGTQLVERCLQALATQGILKCNILIEADNQSGEEFWRAIGWQTQPSLLFMNINRGPENA